The Echinicola jeungdonensis genome segment ATCCAATTTCCGGAATTTATAAAACAGGTGAAGAAAGTTGCCTTAGGTGCTTTTGCCCATCAGGATTTGCCCTTTGAGAAATTGGTAGAGGAGCTTAAGCCCAAGCGAGACTTAAATCGTACTCCTCTTTTCCAAGTTGTTTCAATTTTCAAAATTCACCCCAGCCAAAACTGGAAATGCCGGTCTTGAGGTTACCTCCAGGATATTGATACCGGGGTTTCCCAATTTGACCTGACCCTAATGCTTTCCAAGGTGAGGGAACAGTATCATGCAACGTTGGAATACAATAAGGATATTTTTAAACCTACTTCCATCCAAAGGATGTTTATGTCCTTCCCATTACTTTTAGAAAATGCTATACGCTATCCAGAAAGGCCAATATCAAAGTGAAATACCTGTCTGGAATGCAACTAAGCCCTACTTCTTTATCAAGGAGTCATTCCAAAATTGAATTCCCTAGGGATAAGTGTTTTCATCATTTCTTTGAAGCGCAAGCTGCAAAAAAACCTAATAATATTGCAGTGATCTATAATCATAAGCACTTTTCTTATAGAGAATTAAACTTAAGAGCCAATGCCTTAGCTAAGCAATGCTTGAAAGGGGAGTTGGTGCAGGTTCAAGGGTAGGCGTTTGGATGAAAAGGTCAATAGAAATGCTGGTAGCTCTTTTGGCAGTTAGTAAGACTGGTGCAGCATATGTTCCTGTACATGCCTCCATCCCAATACGCCGGGTTGAGTTTATTCTAAAGGACGCACAGGTAGGTGTTTTGTTGACGAATATTGAGACCAAATTTGGATAATTTTGAGTTATCAATAATCCGCTTAACAGAAAATTCAAAGTTTAAAAATGGGGAGTTTTCAAACCCCAACATTAAAATTGACCCAGAGCAACTTGCTTATATTATCTATACCTCCGGATCAACAGGTACTCCAAAAGGGGTAATGATTAGTCATGCTTCTTTGACAAATTTCTTTGTTCGATGAGTAAAAGCCCTGGGATTTGTCAGAATGATATCCTGTTAGCAATTACTTCCCTTTCTTTTGATATTGCTGCTTTGGAGCTATTTTTGCCTTTGATGGTAGGAGCAACCATTATTATTGCCAGTGATGAGCTGCTCTCACAACCCCAGGAGCTTTGTGAATCAATAGATAAATTTAAGGTAAGTATTATGCAGGCCACCCCTGCAATTTGGCAATTGCTTCTCGAGACAGAATGGAAAGGTAGGCCAAACTTAAAAGCCTTATGTGGTGGTGATGTTTTGTCACTTCAACTGGCAAATAATCTTTTGGAAAGGGTGGGGAAATTGTGGAATATGTATGGGCCCACTGAAACGACTATTTGGTCCTCTATAAGTTTAATAAAAAAAGGAGATACACGGATTACCATTGGTCAGCCTATTGACAATACGCAGCTTTATATTCTAGACCGG includes the following:
- a CDS encoding AMP-binding protein — its product is MSKSPGICQNDILLAITSLSFDIAALELFLPLMVGATIIIASDELLSQPQELCESIDKFKVSIMQATPAIWQLLLETEWKGRPNLKALCGGDVLSLQLANNLLERVGKLWNMYGPTETTIWSSISLIKKGDTRITIGQPIDNTQLYILDRYQQQLPVNVVGELHIGGEGIARGYVNMPQLTEKKFIPDPFSLQKGAKLYKTGDLARYLADGSIEILDRKDDQVKIQGNRMELGEISALMVQHPIVKDAITLARQEKSGEKRLVTYFVPKAFDKPLDLGELKEFLGERLPNYMIPTSLFQ
- a CDS encoding AMP-binding protein, which translates into the protein MDNFELSIIRLTENSKFKNGEFSNPNIKIDPEQLAYIIYTSGSTGTPKGVMISHASLTNFFVR
- a CDS encoding AMP-binding protein, producing MLERGVGAGSRVGVWMKRSIEMLVALLAVSKTGAAYVPVHASIPIRRVEFILKDAQVGVLLTNIETKFG
- a CDS encoding condensation domain-containing protein, with translation MFLHRYSGQEDIIIGTPVANRSYPEQELLIGVFINTLSLGPIFQEIQFPEFIKQVKKVALGAFAHQDLPFEKLVEELKPKRDLNRTPLFQVVSIFKIHPSQNWKCRS